In Arachis stenosperma cultivar V10309 chromosome 1, arast.V10309.gnm1.PFL2, whole genome shotgun sequence, one DNA window encodes the following:
- the LOC130935711 gene encoding 1-aminocyclopropane-1-carboxylate oxidase homolog 4-like, whose translation MFNLTSPLKSQPLLFPLTSKSTIIMTSSNPSPPPITVFASTTPDYDRAKAVKHFDETKHGVKGLVDSGIQKLPPFFVHPPETLSDLKPRPGSESEVPTVDFSAVETSRAAIVDQIRRAASTIGFFQVINHGIPPELLERTVAAMKKFHEQPAEERARVYRREMGTGVSYISNVDLYNSKAASWRDTLQIRMGPIAADPEEIPEVCREEVRAWDKEAVRVGELVIGLLSEGLGLGAEKLPEMGLVQGRVMVGHYYPPCPEPDLTVGLTSHADPGALTVVLQDHVGGLQVRSKDGWVDVKPVPGALVFNIGDLLQIISNEEYKSADHRVLANCSKDPRVSIAIFFNPGEREKTFGPLPELTSAEKPPLYRNFTFSEFMTRFFKKELDGKSLTNFFRQ comes from the exons atgttcaatctcACATCACCTCTCAAGTCTCAACCACTCTTGTTCCCATTGACCTCCAAATCCACCATCATCATGACGTCGTCCAATCCTTCTCCGCCTCCGATCACCGTTTTCGCCTCCACCACTCCGGATTACGACCGTGCCAAAGCCGTCAAACATTTCGACGAAACCAAGCACGGAGTCAAGGGCCTCGTCGACTCCGGCATCCAAAAACTCCCACCGTTCTTCGTTCACCCGCCCGAAACCCTATCGGACCTCAAACCCCGACCCGGTTCCGAATCAGAGGTCCCCACGGTGGACTTCTCCGCCGTGGAAACCTCCCGCGCCGCCATAGTGGACCAAATCCGGCGCGCCGCGAGCACAATCGGGTTCTTCCAGGTGATCAATCACGGCATCCCGCCGGAGCTTCTCGAGCGAACCGTCGCCGCCATGAAAAAGTTCCACGAGCAACCAGCGGAGGAGAGGGCGCGGGTGTACCGTAGGGAAATGGGGACGGGTGTATCGTACATATCGAACGTGGACCTGTATAACTCGAAGGCTGCCAGCTGGCGTGACACACTGCAGATTAGGATGGGGCCAATCGCAGCGGATCCAGAGGAGATTCCTGAGGTGTGTAGGGAAGAGGTGAGGGCGTGGGATAAGGAGGCGGTTAGAGTTGGGGAGTTAGTTATTGGTTTGTTGAGTGAGGGGTTGGGATTGGGTGCGGAGAAGTTACCGGAGATGGGTTTGGTTCAAGGGAGAGTGATGGTTGGTCATTATTACCCTCCTTGTCCTGAGCCTGATCTGACGGTGGGACTCACTTCTCATGCAGACCCAGGGGCTCTTACTGTGGTCTTGCAGGACCACGTTGGTGGGTTGCAGGTTAGAAGCAAAGATGGCTGGGTTGATGTGAAGCCTGTTCCGGGAGCTTTGGTTTTCAATattggagatttgcttcag ATAATTTCTAACGAGGAATATAAGAGTGCTGATCATCGGGTATTAGCAAATTGCTCAAAAGATCCTCGAGTGTCAATTGCTATTTTCTTCAATCCGGGTGAGAGGGAGAAAACCTTTGGACCTTTGCCGGAGCTAACATCAGCAGAGAAACCACCTCTTTATAGAAACTTCACGTTCAGTGAATTTATGACAAGGTTCTTCAAGAAAGAGTTGGACGGTAAATCATTGACAAATTTCTTCAGGCAGTGA